The genome window aattttttattgtacgtGTTGGTGTGAACGTGAAAATAAACGAGAGATTCAACAGTTATTTCCTTTATTTATTGGTCATTTCCACATTACACAATGTGTAGTATATAGCAAAAGCGGAGTAAAAATAGCGTAGCAAATCACCCGACAATAATCCTACCACTAGTGTTAATGAACGGAAAATTGAAGTCTTCAGCTTAATTTGATTATTACGGAATGTCTTGGTTATTGCACATGCACGAATGGGAAAAGTGGGATGTCAgcgttgttattttattaacacGTTTGCTCTACGAAAATTCATGCAAGCTACGGTTATATAAAGCAAAAGTGTTAATAATGATGATGTTACATGTCGCAATGCTTTCCTCATATGGGTCTATTCCTTTTCGATTCACTCTGAAAGAAAACAGTCGAGTGAAAAGTCACATTTTCGGAAGGACATCGTTCACAacatgacaaataaaattatacttACCCTGGATCCTGGGGGTTTTTCGGTTTCAAGCAATTTAGTCAAGGACGCGATCGATCTGCTTAACGATTTCACCATTCCTAGACCTTGAGACCGCTGAGGTAGGCACTAGACTCACATTTACAGCAATATAGCTCAAAAgtgcaaaaataaatcaactaAATGAAGAAGTGAGGTGAGGGTGGGTGCGATCAAGCGATCGAATCACAAAAGTTGCCGGCGGCGAGAGACGCCGCCAACTTTTATGACGAATAAAGTGAACgaaacaaaagtgaaaagcAAATGTACAACACTCAAAAGCGACAGCAACACAAATGATTAGTGCCAGTTAACAGCTTTATCAACTCCATTGGGAAATTAATAGAATCGagttaaaagaaaaagttgggAGACAAAACGTCATGCGTAGCGAGggataaataaacaataatttcggTCGATAAAGATATGAATTTATTGTAAACAATGTTAACAAACACTAAAATTTAAAGTAACACAATTTTAGTTCGTTTTATACAATAGACTATGTgcaaaattatacaaaaaaatttaaattaagtaGTTTGACTTACAAAATGAGACTCACTATAAACGCAATAATTGACAAATGTATTGGAAGATCCAAAATGGCGGCGTCGCCATTTGACCAATCAAGGGCGAGGAAGACAGAAAAAAAGAGTGGACCTTCGTCGACGAAATGCTTTGATGCTTACGTATAACAGGCAACAAGAGGCggatataatttagttttgttGAAAGCGTTTAAAATTATATGATAGGACAACCCAGTGTGCATTAGTACCTGAGGAAGCATCGTGAACAATAATAAGACCACCCACTTTTATCACTTTGtcttacaattaaaaaataatgtaacaaaaaagagagaaataatactattaataataaaaattaaattaaatacttTCTTTTCTTTAAGTTATCTACAATGTAAGTTGACATTTTAAGCTTGTACTTGCCTACGTTTTCTGCGCCATGCAACAGCGATAATATCGGCGATCTAATGGAAAAACAGGCGATGTTGTTAGAGATTCGGTGgaatgttaatttatttgaataggATAGACAAAGCTTAAAATGTAACGGAGACGTTTAGGAGCTAGGCGGCTTGTTGACGGGTGAATTAATGCCCAGGGCGTTAAACAGTTTCGTTTTCAATCCGCCCTTTTCCATGTCGGGAGTCCTTGCAGTGTTCGGCTGCCAAAAACAACAACATGTCAGAGCTGGATGGTGACAAAAACAATAGCTAGGCTACGTCCTATACGGCACCGACTCGACAAGTTGCGACcgcgaattttgagaaaaaCGAAACTCGAACACacgttattattattctgaTCTTGAAATGTGTGGTGCTTTGTATGTTTCCCGACTAAAACGGCAGATGGAGTTGATAAATGCTTGAACGGTGTAGACCGCATTCTATACACAtacataaatacaaaaaaagtatACAAATAAAAGAGACGAGGCCCAAAATTCAAAGCGAGTTACACGACTTACCTTAAGCGAGAACAAAGCAAACGTTTTACAAGCGATTTCTTTCGTTTTGATCGTCAAACTTATCTACTAGTCGGTGGGTCATACCTCATCTCCGTCGTAGCTCATCTCTAGGGACTCCCTGGAGCCTCGACGCGACGTCTTGTCCTTGACGCTGCCGGTTTTGCGCCTGTCCATGTCCCCCAAAATGTTGGCCATCTTGGAGTGCTTCACGATGTCCAGAGCCTGCTGAAACACGATCACTTCAACACCTACTCTCTCACGAGACAACAGAGAACAAGCTAGCACAAGCTAAATTAATCACTTACTTGTTGCACATGCTGCagcataaaacaaaaaacggtAATTGAGTGTCTTACTGTGGGGCTAAAGGCGAAAACGCACCTCTTTCCTGCTGCGCAAAGCGCAATCCTCCAGCGTCTCGGCGGCCTCGTACTTCCCTTGTCTGCGGTAGAGAGCCCCCAGGTTCTTGAGTGTCGTTGTCACGGTCGGCGAGTCCACTTTGGCGGCCTTGTGCCACCCTCCGTACTCACCGTAGGGTGCGTTCTCTCGGTTCTTAGCCTTGTTCTCTTCGCGCTCCTCGGCCACTTGCCAAATCGGTTTGTTATCACCTGACGACAGACAAACGGGCGTTCacaaggaaaaaataaaacacaacgtcaTGCAAGATAATtatattgattaaaaaatatgttcagTACACTGTATGGATCACTCTGTAACATAAATACTTGCGGACTTTCATCATTCGATCGTTCGCTCAGGAACCGACGAAAGCCCGCACGGAATGCGACAATACTGTGCGTGTATCGTGTCTACCCCTCGAAAACACGGCCCCAAACCCGAGAGTCATTCAGTCAAAACAAGATCAATTGTGCTCACCGTCAATCGTTCCGAATTCGCGTTCGTGCGCCCTATTCAATATTTGCTTGTACAACACTTCGGCTTCCTTGTATTTGCCCTGTTTCAAATAGCAAGAAGCCAGGTTGTTCATCGTCTTGCTGACGTTGGGGTCGTCGGGACCGAGACGTTTCTCGTAGATCTCCAACGCCCTCTGGTAATACTTCTCGACTTCTTCGTATTTGCCCTGAATAAAAGATTTCAAGCGACCGACAATACAACCTCTACACGTACCTGGTTCTGGCAGAGCAAAGCGAGATTGTTGAGTTGTTTGGCCACGTCGGGGTGGTCTCTCCCCAGCACCTTCTCTCTGATATCCAGCGCCCTCTTGCACAACGGTTCGGCCTCCTTGTACTTGCCCCGCTTGCCGTACAACACGGCCAGATTGTTGAGAGTGGCGGCGACGGCCGGGTGGTTCTCCCCCAGAGTCTTCTCCCGAATTGCCAAAGCGTCGTTCAACAAATTCGCCGCCTCTTTATACTTGTTCTGATCTCGGTACACCAAAGCTAGGATGTTCAACATGGTCGCCACGTCCGGATGATCGTGTCCGCTAGTCTTTTCCAAATCCTCCAATGCCTGCTTGCACAGCGGCACCGCCACCTCGTACCGCCCCTGCGAAGCGTACTGGATCACCAGGTTGTGCAGAGTGCGAAGCCGGGCCGGGATTTCGTAACCGGCGTTCACCTGCTGCGACAACTGCAACTGGTTGGGCGGCGTGGGAGACATATCTtgggaaaacaaaaattattaaccgCTCGGCGAGCTTCTCGATGGACATACTGTTTCTGTCTTCGTTGTCGTCGTCGGGGAAGAGATCGACAACTGGGTCGGGCTTCTCGCTTCTCGAGTGCTCGCTGGCGTTGTCGTCGTTCACGTCTTGGTCGTACTTGCTGACCGACCTCATGAACTCCAAGTGACGCTTCTCCTCTTCCAGCTGGGCCACCGTCTGCTCGCTGGCTTGGAGTCGCTGCTGGGTCGACGCCAGCTCGTCCCTGAGCCAGGCGTTCTCCTGGCAGAGGCGCCTCACCTGCGTCCTCAGCTTCTGCTTCTCGGCCTCGATCAGCTGCAGGTGGTTGGCCAGGGCCATGATCACCTGGAAGACGGCACCGTCACCAACGGGCATCGCAAAAAACGACGCTCAAACAACGAAACCCTACCCGTTTCCTCCGACCCATGTCGcacatttaagaaaaaaatcaaaacgacGACGACGCTGACGTAatctttcaattattttttctgtcattCTTACTAATTCAATTCGACTGTTTGCTTTGTATCATGGTAACTAGATTTAAATGTCTAAAACTGTATGTCAACAAACGAAGCAACGTTGCCAACCTGCTTGGAATAAATCCACTAAAAACTGACGtctttgaattaaaaaataccaaCAGCAAATCAATTCATCGATTATTATTAACTCCTAATCGACTTCTTCCCAATGGGAAATGTCGTACAAATGTTATCTACCATCCAAAAATATGTTCCTGGGGAATTATTATGTGGCAGGAAgctttttctgaatttttctGGGGTGTTTGTAGAGTGACTGTTCAAGTTAATTTCTCAAAATTATCAACAAAACAGACAAAATAACATAAACAAGGAAAGTTCTATACAATGGACCATATGTTGCACATGTTCAAATCTTCTTTTTTAGTAATCTattcacataaaaaataaattcaaggtCAATGCAAGTGATGGTAAATTTTCTCGctctagtaaaaaaaaaagtgtgctGCTTTATCTTTTCTCACAAGTGATGTAAATTACTTATACGTAAATAGAGAATACTCTTGTTTGTTATCATTATTTGTACAAGGCTTTATAAAGCAGTTCCCGGACGAAACATTTGCACGTTGTACAGATATGTGGACTGTGGAGTAAAATTTCCCTAAGTTGAAGGAGGAAAATATTTTAGGAAAATTTACTGATATTAGGAAACGTCCAAACGCCAAAATTCATCCACCCAGAAAAATGTTCTCATTTGCATTTaactaaaatatttattatctgACGGCTTTATTCAGGTCGTAAGAATCTGCGGAagaagcaaataaaatttataagacGGTTCCAGGAAGAGACATTCCAATTGGCAACGCAGCAGGAATTTTCGACATATCTGGAGCGAAAGAAATTCCTACGCTCggcgaaaaatatttttggaaaatctacCGACCCCCCGACCCCGACGGGCCGCGATTTTCGCTTCTCGGTCTTGAACTTGAAACTTCTTCGCCGCcaaacaaaatgtgcaaatgcATCGCTGCACCGTGCCAACTTTGGACAATTTCTAATCTGCAACCGAATCCCAGAATAAACGAGACATCGCTTTTCGCCGACCGATCTAgctgaaagaaaaagaaccgcgacaaaaattaattaaagcgAGACCGTCGGCCCACTTTTAGAAAGTCATCAATCAGACAAATTGCCTTCGATGGCGCTCGACCCGTCGTCATTCCGACCCGTGTAACGGCCTTCCTCGTCGCCCCCCACCCCATCCCGCAACCTCGCCATGACTCATCGGTGCTTCCCGCGATCGATGAAATCCACCCCTTCCGCCGCGCACCTTCACCGGAGGAGATCGAAACCCCATCgagtaaaaaaagaaaagttgaTACGTACTTGGGCCTCGCCGAGTCCTAGCTCGATCATGTCGGCGCTCTGCTGGACCAGGCCGGCGCGCTCGTTGGCCACCGGATCGGGGGCTTCGTGAAGGCCGTGCAGGATGCCGGCGTGCTCCGATCGGAGGGCCTCCAGGCCCTGGGCCACCGTCCTCACCGCCGAGACGATCTCTTCTTGGGACATCGCCGTCATTTTACCCAGGCTCTCGATTTTTTTACTGCAAACACAAAAACGTCCAGGTTACAGGGCGGGGTGGTGGAGTGCCGCGATTATGGAGAAGATCATCGTTTCGGACGGGAAAAAATTGTCGATTGCATAACGGTCGAGGTCAGCCGCAAACTATAAATAATTCCGTAGGAATTAATTTCGGATGGATTAGGGTAAAAGTCGTGGAAATGTACTCGCGTGAGCGGTTCGAATCGATTCGACGAGAAAGGTATGAATTTTTCGTTGAAACACGCTCAGAATAATCTTCTCTAATAACACCGGCATAGATTTTTTGTCTGACAAGCTGTTTAAGTAGCACAAACGGAAAGTCGCTGGACTTCTACATAGCACAAATTGCAAGCGACAAAGCTCGTCAAGTCGCGATCGCCACAACACAAAAGCGAAAGAGAAACCAAACAAGAAAAgtaaagaaaattaaagaCAAGACTTACATCCTATACGCGTTGATGGTTTTAGACATGTTTTTGCGAATTCTCCTTAACGAATCCAACGAGCACCCTGTTCATCACCACACGATCGTATTATTTGAGCGTCTATACAAAGATTATcaattttacttatttttgaTTATTGTAAATGCAAGGCTTTATCACAAGACGGATTATAacaacaatgcaaaaatataTCGGCGACTATCATGTAAAAACTTGTCGAAAAATTCACAGCGTCTCAAGCTCAAAGCTCTATTTTACATTATTGTTGGTCTATATTTTTTCCCCCAAAAAGATCGATAGCCGTCTAGTCGGAACCGAATCGATAAGGCCCATCAATCCTGTTCTTGtttataataaacaaaaaaatgacgACGATCCGGACGAGGCCGAATTCGACGCGACAATTCGAAATTTCCGGCAAACGTGCTCCTCCATTTTTCCCACCCCCTCTGGTAACAGTTTATTGGTGAAAAAAATCGTGGGCAACGGGAGATCGTATTTTTTCGAAAAGGGTGTGACACATTCGGTTAAAACGCGATAACTGACGCCGCTGCAGTCGGGAAACATCACTGCGTCGCGACGGCGCGCCTGCGCCCTCCCTTCGccccaacaacaacaataaatccCGTTTTTTACCCCATTTAATCAGTTTTCCAGCAAAATTTTCACGCGTGCAACTGTGGGTGGCGGCCTCCGACGACTTATCAGCTGCGCGGGGGCGACTCTCCTCCGGTCTTATCACCTTGTATCCAAGAGGCAGTTGATCGTTTTCTTGTTGAGATTTATTTTGCACCGTTACATCACTTTCTGTGTTTGATTGAAATTGCGACTACGCGCGACTTCACCGTGACTCACGCTGAGCTAACCCGATTCGGATTTTTTGCCAGTTTCCCACAAAGATCGACGCCCCCGCGACTGTACCCCCGGGTTTCGATCCATCACCGCGTATATCCTGCTCCGGCAGTTTCCTGCGTTTCTCGATATTTTAATGCAATTACCGGGGGGCGAGCTGCGTGACGGCGAATCAAATCAAAACAGTAATTACACAGAAAGTGCATCATAATGAGGAAAGTTGAGTGACAAGAGGGACTCGACTCGTCTTTCCAGAAACTGGAAAGTACTTACGTGTTGCTATCATCCATACCACGGGAATGCACTGCTCACCTGCTATGGCAATCAGTAGACCATAGCGTAACCTGCGACATAAATATATCACAAAAAATGAGCAACCTCGCAGGAATCGAAAGGACACTTGAACCGTGCCCTACCTAGGGAGTGCACACCGAGGGGCGACCGTTACTCACCTTTGTGCGTTGGCGGAGCGCGTAAACACTTAAATGCAACTATTTTTGACACCGCAATCACTTTCTTCTGACATTAATGGCTGCGCTTTTGATAACTATCTTCTCATTCCTTTTTGTTGAGAAGAGTGACAGATGACTGGAGCTACTGCGGCGCCCTCTACAGAATGTCACTAATTCATCCGGTCATCACAAAGAAtgcagaaaaaaatcgattccGGCCCCTCATAAACCTGCCCACCTACGCTTTCGACTGTTTAAATGTTAACCGGGGGGTTGGTCGTGGGCCGAAAAGTCCTCCGCTGATAAATCTGGGGAGTTCGCGTTTGTCAGGTTGTCGGTGGCAGACCTGTTTGGTGTCGTCAAAGTCAGGCGATCATCTGCATATGGCGATTTAGCTAGTTTTGCAGCATTATCGCTGTGTTGTTGCGTTTAATAAAGTTGTGCCGTAAAACTGGCATTTTAATTAGATTAGTACGTTACCGTGACGtatcttttaattgtttgaACGTTAATTCGGTTACAGATGGTACGTGGAAATAGCTGCGACTAGAAGGTGAGATCACGTTACGTGTGCACCATACacgctgtattttttttttatcattttgggTTACTAAAAATACACCGTTTTATTGACCGGTGGTTTTTGTCTGATTGCAGCGATCGCCGAGtgcagattttttttccgTCTGGACCCTGAACGAGTTccgttattttatttttgcttctGTGGGAGTTCTCGTCCAGAAGGGCGCTACCATTTATATGACTTTAGTAAGCCACAAAGGTGAGTTCCACTCCACTCGCAAACCACTCGACACGATCGCTTGGAGACAGCGTTATCGCTCGATTTTTGCAGTAAAAGCGATGACGCAACACgcttatttacataaacaaTCGGTGGGGCGTTGTGcggattttgaaaaatgtgtcaCGTGACGCGGTGGCGGTCGATTCGAAAAGTCGGAGGCGAGCCCGGGGGCGTTGCGTTCCGACGACGCAATTTCACCGTCGAGCGGACGAGAACAGTGGCGTTcgcgataaaaataattggagATGTTGTCGCATCGTGGTGATCGATATGGCCGTGGCATTGCGCCGGTTCGACGACATCGATTCGCGCCGCGACGCTTACGTGGCCGTCAGTCTCGGTGCGGCGGCCTCGAAAACCTCAACATAACAGCTCTCGTGGAAGCCAAGACCGAGGGGCGAACGGCCTCCCCCATGCCCATGCTGTCGCCTCTTCACGATGGTGAGACCAGTAGGTATTCCGTTATCGCGGGAGTCTCGGATCAACGTCGGATTGTTCTCGACGGATCGTGGGAGTCATCGACGATTTGACGTTtgatcaatgtcaaaatttttcgcCAAATGTAGTTTGTTCGAAATTCTGTCGTAGTCGTCCCGATGTCGCAGCGACCTATTATGGTACTGAACTATCCGGAAGCAGACGGTATTGTCGCGCACTCAATGGTCACGCAACGGATGAACGGGTCGTGTTGATGATTTTTCAGACCATATGGTACCCGGAAAACGGTCCGTCAAATTCGGTGTGTGATGCGAATTTTTCCCACAGGTAAGACACGGGAGGGGGGCTCTTCCGCTCGGTTCCGGGGTCCGAGCGCGGGGTGCGCGtgcgtgtgacgtcacgacACCTCTGGAATCCCTCCgcttgttgatttttttattattttaatttgccgGCGATTTAGTGACCCACTGTCACaagcgaaaaaaaattaacgagTTTGTTGACTCGACGACGTTTCAGTTGCGCGAAAGCGGACCCACCCCTGTGAGTTTCCGACACGTTTTCGTCCACCCGAGCGACTCCCACACGCGAAACATAACGATTTTCGGATTAGAGTCCGAACTTGTCAAATGTTTTCTCTTTTTCCAGAGACATTATTAACCAAAAGCATAGTTGGGAGTTTAGGGCCCGAGCCAGCGAGGTGTATGACTTCGCAGCGACGTGAGCCCACCTGTTATAGGACGACAAAATTTTCATCGACAAATAGGCATCGGAAACTCCAGCCCTTCAGAGAAACGTGACTGACGACACCATTGAGAATTCTAGCACCAAAATTACCAACAGCAGCCAAACAACCAAAATCACCGCAACCATTATCGACGACAACAACGACGACAGTACAGCCGTTGGTACGCCACTGGCACCATGGGCAGCGTCAACGTCAATCGCAACGTCAGCGATGTCTTCTACCGCTACAAGATGCCCCGGCTGATGGCCAAGGTGGAGGGCAAAGGTAACGGCATCAAAACGGTCATCGTTAACATGGTCGAGGTGGCCAAGGCCCTCGGCCGTCCCCCCACCTACCCCACAAAGTACTTCGGGTGCGAACTGGGCGCCCAGACTCAGTtcgatttcaaaaatgaacgaTTCATAGTCAACGGTTCGCACGACGCCGGAAAATTGCAAGACTTGCTCGACGGCTTCATCAGGAAGTAAGTCCTGCGACGCGCCGACACCTCCCCCTCCTCTCAACCCCCTCAATTCTCAGATTCGTTCTGTGTCCCGAGTGCGACAACCCGGAAACCGAGCTGCTGGTCTCCACCAAGCGCAGCACCATCTCTCAAGGCTGCAAGGCTTGCGGTTATCACGGCAACTTGGAGTCTAACCACAAGCTGGTCACTTTCATCCTGAAGAACCCGCCGAACCTGAATCCCGCCGTGCAAGGATCTTCGTTGACCGAAGGCAAGCGATCGAAGAGAAGCAAGCGCACCAACGGAGAGACCAACGGCGACACCAGCCAAGTCGACGACCAGAACGACACTTTGGACGTGTCCGCCAGCGAGAACTCCGGCAAGCACGTGAGTCGACGACAACCGCGGACTGAACACACACGAtcgatttgtttgtttttgttttttagaaCGCCGGCGACGACGACACCGAATGGGCGGCAGACGTGTCGGAAGAGGCGGTGCGCGCTCGCATGCAGGACTTGACCGACGGCGCCAAACACATGACCATCAACGACGACCTGGAGAAGAGCGAAAAAGAACGCATGGACATCTTTTACGTGTTGGTCAATTCGAAACGCGACGCCGGCCAGTTGGAGAACGCCCAGATGCACAAGGACTTGTTAGGCGAGGCCGAGCGTCTCGATATCAAGACCAAGGCGCCACTCGTCCTCGCCGAAGTACTTTTCGATCAAAATATGAGAGCCCAGCTGTACGAATACAGGATGTTGCTGTTGCGTTTCTGTCACAACGACAAGAAGGCGCAAAGATATCTGATGGGGGGATTCGAGCAGGTGATCGCTCTGCATCGCGATTCGCTGCTCAACAAGGTGCCGGGACTGCTTAAGATTCTGTACGATTTGGATATTCTGAGCGAAGCGGCGATCATCGCGTGGGCAGAAAAGGTGCGGAGCCTCGCCGGTCGCGTCGTCAGAGGTTTGATGAGTTTGTCGATTTTTGCAGGTGTCGAAGAAGTACGTGTCAAAAGAGATCAGTCAAGAGATTCACGACAAGGCCGCCCCATTCGTGACATGGTTGAAGGAAGCCGAGACGGAAGAGTCCGAAAGCGAAGAAGAAACCGATGATGATGTCGAAATTGAATACAACGACCGAGCTCAAGTCGTTCCATTGAAGCCAACTTCCAAACCAACCAACAAAAAGACGGAAGATGTTGATGATGGAGAGGATGACGTCGATATCGATGCTATTTAAAGAATTTCATCCCGACGACAGGGTGCCgagtgttttttgttctttttttttccaagttgGGTCGCACTcggctttttattttttttgtctctGAAAGATTCGcattctttttgtttcttatCTTCATCAAATGGTTGTATGTTTAGCGAGTAACGTTtgaactattttttatttgttccaaGTAGTTATAAAACTGTTTTTCCGGTACCCGACATTTTCTATGTAACAAACTTCCAATCCCCCAAATAAATTATGATTATTGTATCATTTATAGGCTTTCATTATAACAAAGTGGTTTTCTTTATACAATATTATATGAGATGTTATATAAaggattttattaataattattataattactaTTATAGTTATATAGATAGGTTTCCATATTTCCCATGTCAAAATATCGAGCAAGCTGTATCCGTGGGTTTTacgattttattattgtttaaatgtgaataaaatttaaagcatCATCGTCATGTTTCTCTAACCTAAGCGATAAAATTGTTGACGTGGAATTCGTATCCGTTGCCTCTTCCAGATCGCACCGGTAACAACCAGCAGCACAAGTTCTCTCCAAACACTTCTGTGAAATTGTTCCACTTGCCAAGATCGAAGGTCACGTTGTCTTCGATAAAAGTGATGTCGCGCAGGGCCTCTATTGTCGTCTCATTCCGACAAACCAGACTTACATGGTAGAAGTACAAAATCGACACGAGCATTCCGCCGACCGCCGCCACCAAAAACCTACAATTCCGCATTTCAAGGAAAAATTGTCGAACCGGCAACACCGCACACCACTGATCGCCACCAGGCAACGTACAAGTTAGCATCGTGGCAGTGTTGCCACGATTGCGGCAAATTCTCGACTCACCCGATTCCGACTTGGAGCTTGCCGACGCTGGTCTGGAAATCGCGCCAGATCTCCATCAGATATTCGGCAACACTTGCGACGTAAAAAGTGCACAGGACCATACCATAGAGCAACAAGAGGATGAAATGTTTGTAATTGGAAAATCCGATGCAGTTGGCGACCCACGGGCAGTGGTGGTCCATCTTGAGGATGCATTTGGAGCAAGTGGTGCAATGGTGAGTCCTGTCGGGTTTGATGAGCATGCAAGACTTGCAGTAGCGGACTTTGCCGTTAGGGGCGCACGTGTACACTTCTAATTTTCTCAAgttaattatctttttgagTATGAGATTGGCTTCGTCGTCGGTGTAGGTCAACAGCTTGGTGTGTTCGTTGGAAGAGAGGCGGTACTCGTCGGGGACGGAATCGTGGCGGTCGAAAACCGTCTGGATGAAGGACCAAACGAACAGTACCAGGATTATGTGGAACGCAGCGAGATAAGTGGTTTTCTTGACCACGCAGCAGAGGAAGATGATGCAGAATTGGACGACGTAAGAGTAGTAAGACCAAACTACTATCAATACCAGCACTACAGGAGGGAtggattttaaaaatgaccTAAACATAACATGACATGACATTTCACTGACAGAACTGTTGCCCTTCCATGACTGATAATTAATAGTTTAAGGGTGTTCActctaaataatttatttttcgattGTTGGTAgtacaaaaatatgtatgcTTATGGGGGGGAATTACAGATAAAAATACATCTCATCGCGAGCACACCATGCAGTCCCTCAGGTCCAATCTGTTCACTATTTCCAGAAGAATCTCCAGATCGCATAAAGAGTCGATTGACGCGGGGCACCCCAGTAAAACCACGGGAACCCCCTCCATCACAATActataattgaaattattttgcgAAAAAGTCACACATTTCGGTGGATGGCTTTTGGCAAACGTGTACACCGTGCTCAAATCGTGGTTCATCGTCACTGTCACTTTCCACGTAGGTGACGGTAACTTCATCACACAAACCAACTCAGCCAAGTTTGCAAAATCAAAAGTCAATTCACTGGAAACCGGCTGGGAGGAAAGTGGGCGCTTATCACCAACAACCCCATTTAACTGTCTTTTCCTATAAAAAGTCTCTCGTTTTTGACCACGTCTGTGCTCCTTCTTCACACCATTTTTCAACTGCAGCCTCCTCACCGTAGACTTGAATGGGCGCGTCTGGACGGGGCGC of Tenebrio molitor chromosome 6, icTenMoli1.1, whole genome shotgun sequence contains these proteins:
- the eIF5 gene encoding LOW QUALITY PROTEIN: eukaryotic translation initiation factor 5 (The sequence of the model RefSeq protein was modified relative to this genomic sequence to represent the inferred CDS: inserted 1 base in 1 codon), which encodes MGSVNVNRNVSDVFYRYKMPRLMAKVEGKGNGIKTVIVNMVEVAKALGRPPTYPTKYFGCELGAQTQFDFKNERFIVNGSHDAGKLQDLLDGFIRKFVLCPECDNPETELLVSTKRSTISQGCKACGYHGNLESNHKLVTFILKNPPNLNPAVQGSSLTEGKRSKRSKRTNGETNGDTSQVDDQNDTLDVSASENSGKHVSRRQPRTEHTRSICLFLFFRTXGDDDTEWAADVSEEAVRARMQDLTDGAKHMTINDDLEKSEKERMDIFYVLVNSKRDAGQLENAQMHKDLLGEAERLDIKTKAPLVLAEVLFDQNMRAQLYEYRMLLLRFCHNDKKAQRYLMGGFEQVIALHRDSLLNKVPGLLKILYDLDILSEAAIIAWAEKVSKKYVSKEISQEIHDKAAPFVTWLKEAETEESESEEETDDDVEIEYNDRAQVVPLKPTSKPTNKKTEDVDDGEDDVDIDAI
- the LOC138132485 gene encoding palmitoyltransferase ZDHHC20-like, whose translation is MSCHVMFRSFLKSIPPVVLVLIVVWSYYSYVVQFCIIFLCCVVKKTTYLAAFHIILVLFVWSFIQTVFDRHDSVPDEYRLSSNEHTKLLTYTDDEANLILKKIINLRKLEVYTCAPNGKVRYCKSCMLIKPDRTHHCTTCSKCILKMDHHCPWVANCIGFSNYKHFILLLLYGMVLCTFYVASVAEYLMEIWRDFQTSVGKLQVGIGFLVAAVGGMLVSILYFYHVSLVCRNETTIEALRDITFIEDNVTFDLGKWNNFTEVFGENLCCWLLPVRSGRGNGYEFHVNNFIA